In Quadrisphaera sp. DSM 44207, one DNA window encodes the following:
- a CDS encoding isochorismate synthase MenF, whose translation MTTAAAQPQVRPGVGPADGGGVSTALRATTVPVPDAGALLDHLPGDAATPGAPLAWVRRGEGLVGWGEAARVRVGGAGRFADADAAWRALVADAVVHDEVGLPGSGPVAFTSLSFADDSPAGGVLVVPAVVLGHRAGTWWLTTTGTAPAPPRALPDVADPPSPGQIAFADGALSGPRFAAVVTAAVRRIQAGALEKVVLARDLEARAERPVDVRWLLRRLAAAYPSCWSFAVDGLVGATPELLVRRERGLVHSRVLAGTIQRTGDDARDAALAGSLSRSGKDLEEHEYAVRSVVQALAPYCATTTAPDAPYVLHLPNVMHLASDVTGVLAPDGDGLGGGAPSVLALAEALHPTAAVCGTPTPAASALIAELEGTDRDRYAGPVGWVDAAGDGEVGLALRCARVDAADPRRVRLFAGCGVVAGSDPMAELAESDAKLVPVRDALSGG comes from the coding sequence ATGACGACCGCCGCAGCCCAGCCGCAGGTCCGCCCCGGGGTCGGTCCTGCCGACGGCGGTGGCGTCAGCACCGCCCTGCGCGCCACCACGGTGCCGGTGCCGGACGCCGGGGCGCTGCTGGACCACCTGCCCGGGGACGCCGCGACCCCCGGCGCCCCGCTGGCGTGGGTGCGCCGCGGCGAGGGCCTCGTCGGCTGGGGCGAGGCCGCGCGGGTGCGGGTCGGCGGGGCGGGCCGCTTCGCCGACGCCGACGCCGCCTGGCGCGCGCTGGTCGCCGACGCGGTCGTGCACGACGAGGTCGGGCTGCCCGGCTCCGGGCCGGTGGCGTTCACCTCCCTGTCCTTCGCCGACGACTCCCCCGCCGGGGGCGTCCTCGTGGTCCCCGCGGTGGTCCTCGGGCACCGCGCCGGCACGTGGTGGCTGACGACGACCGGCACCGCTCCGGCGCCTCCACGAGCGCTGCCGGACGTCGCCGACCCGCCGAGCCCCGGCCAGATCGCCTTCGCGGACGGCGCGCTGTCCGGCCCGCGCTTCGCCGCGGTGGTCACCGCCGCGGTCCGCCGCATCCAGGCCGGGGCGCTGGAGAAGGTCGTGCTCGCCCGCGACCTGGAGGCGCGCGCGGAGCGCCCGGTCGACGTCCGGTGGCTCCTGCGACGCCTGGCCGCGGCCTACCCCTCCTGCTGGTCCTTCGCCGTCGACGGCCTCGTCGGGGCCACGCCCGAGCTGCTCGTGCGCCGCGAGCGGGGGCTGGTGCACTCGCGCGTCCTGGCCGGCACGATCCAGCGCACGGGGGACGACGCGCGCGACGCCGCGCTGGCCGGGTCCCTGTCGCGCTCCGGCAAGGACCTGGAGGAGCACGAGTACGCCGTGCGCTCCGTCGTGCAGGCCCTGGCGCCGTACTGCGCGACGACGACCGCTCCGGACGCCCCCTACGTGCTGCACCTGCCCAACGTCATGCACCTGGCCAGCGACGTCACCGGCGTCCTGGCCCCCGACGGCGACGGGCTCGGCGGCGGCGCGCCGTCCGTGCTGGCGCTCGCCGAGGCGCTGCACCCCACGGCCGCGGTGTGCGGGACGCCGACGCCCGCGGCGTCCGCGCTCATCGCCGAGCTGGAGGGGACGGACCGCGACCGCTACGCCGGCCCGGTGGGCTGGGTGGACGCGGCCGGGGACGGGGAGGTCGGCCTCGCGCTGCGCTGCGCCCGGGTCGACGCGGCCGACCCGCGGCGGGTGCGGCTGTTCGCCGGGTGCGGAGTGGTCGCCGGGTCCGACCCGATGGCGGAGCTGGCCGAGTCCGACGCCAAGCTCGTGCCCGTGCGCGACGCGCTCTCCGGCGGCTGA
- the menD gene encoding 2-succinyl-5-enolpyruvyl-6-hydroxy-3-cyclohexene-1-carboxylic-acid synthase has translation MNPSTLLARAVVDVLVAAGVREVVLSPGSRSAPLAYALHAADAAGRLRLHVRHDERAAAFTALGAGRAGVPAAVVTTSGTAVANLHPAVLEASEAGVPLLVLSADRPHAARGTWANQTTALQAGLFGAAVRTAADLPVPAPGSDLAAAVRAWQEAVAGAVRAAAGSADGTRPGPAHLDLAFDDPLVPDDDPPRSGASAATSPERSREGAPGAADVLTGLGSDPGRTVVVAGDGAGPLARDLAEAAGWPLLAEPTSGARSGANAVPAYRLLLARPDLGGAVERAVVLGRPTLSRPVARLLARDDVEVVQLVRHRHDPAPPRTVRRVVLPQLAAGRGPHDHDGSGGREGHDRGGSAGWLARWRAAGAAAGAAVDAVLDAEAAAGRLSGPCVARELAAALAPGDQLVAAASNPARDLDLAARPWAGAAPRAVANRGLSGIDGTLSTASGLALATGAPVRVLVGDLALLHDANGLLLPPGEPEPDLQVVVVNDDGGGIFTGLEHGEPARSATFERLFGTPHGADLAALAAALGVPHERAEDLAGLREALAAPVRGRSVVEVRVDRSRLRDLHARFADAVRAALAIRQPPQDSASSRASSVPASQVGSGMIRRIVSSGEVGSEGSSSWKAAR, from the coding sequence GTGAACCCCTCCACCCTGCTGGCGCGCGCGGTGGTCGACGTGCTGGTCGCGGCGGGGGTGCGCGAGGTCGTCCTGTCGCCCGGCTCCCGCTCGGCGCCGCTGGCCTACGCCCTGCACGCCGCGGACGCCGCCGGCCGCCTGCGGCTGCACGTGCGCCACGACGAGCGGGCCGCCGCCTTCACGGCGCTCGGCGCCGGGCGCGCGGGGGTGCCGGCGGCGGTCGTGACGACGTCCGGCACCGCCGTGGCGAACCTGCACCCGGCGGTGCTCGAGGCGTCGGAGGCGGGCGTGCCGCTCCTCGTCCTGTCCGCCGACCGCCCCCACGCGGCGCGCGGCACCTGGGCGAACCAGACCACGGCGCTGCAGGCGGGCCTGTTCGGGGCCGCGGTGCGCACCGCCGCCGACCTGCCGGTGCCCGCGCCGGGCAGCGACCTCGCCGCCGCGGTGCGCGCCTGGCAGGAGGCGGTCGCCGGCGCCGTCCGGGCCGCCGCCGGCAGCGCGGACGGCACCCGCCCGGGCCCGGCGCACCTCGATCTCGCCTTCGACGACCCCCTCGTGCCGGACGACGACCCTCCCCGGTCCGGGGCCTCCGCGGCGACCTCCCCCGAGCGTTCGCGCGAGGGCGCGCCCGGGGCCGCCGACGTGCTGACAGGGCTCGGCAGCGACCCCGGGCGCACGGTGGTCGTCGCCGGCGACGGCGCCGGTCCGCTCGCGCGCGACCTCGCCGAGGCGGCGGGCTGGCCGCTGCTGGCCGAGCCGACGTCCGGGGCCCGCAGCGGGGCGAACGCCGTCCCCGCCTACCGCCTGCTCCTGGCCCGGCCGGACCTCGGGGGCGCCGTGGAGCGGGCGGTCGTGCTGGGCCGGCCCACGCTCTCCCGGCCGGTGGCGCGCCTGCTCGCGCGCGACGACGTCGAGGTGGTGCAGCTCGTGCGGCACCGCCACGACCCGGCTCCGCCGCGCACCGTGCGCCGCGTCGTCCTCCCCCAGCTGGCCGCGGGTCGAGGACCGCACGACCACGACGGGAGTGGTGGTCGGGAAGGGCATGATCGCGGGGGGAGTGCGGGGTGGCTCGCGCGGTGGCGGGCGGCCGGGGCCGCCGCGGGCGCCGCCGTGGACGCCGTCCTCGACGCGGAGGCCGCCGCCGGGCGCCTGAGCGGCCCGTGCGTCGCCCGCGAGCTCGCCGCCGCGCTCGCCCCCGGCGACCAGCTCGTCGCCGCGGCCTCCAACCCCGCGCGCGACCTCGACCTGGCCGCCCGCCCCTGGGCCGGTGCCGCGCCGCGGGCGGTGGCCAACCGCGGCCTGTCGGGCATCGACGGCACGCTCTCCACGGCGTCCGGGCTGGCCCTGGCCACCGGCGCGCCGGTGCGGGTGCTCGTGGGGGACCTCGCGCTCCTGCACGACGCCAACGGCCTGCTGCTGCCGCCCGGCGAGCCGGAGCCGGACCTGCAGGTCGTCGTCGTCAACGACGACGGCGGCGGCATCTTCACGGGCCTCGAGCACGGCGAGCCGGCGCGCTCCGCCACGTTCGAGCGGCTCTTCGGCACACCGCACGGCGCCGACCTCGCAGCGCTCGCCGCCGCCCTCGGCGTCCCGCACGAGCGCGCCGAGGACCTGGCCGGGCTGCGGGAGGCGCTGGCCGCGCCCGTGCGCGGCCGCTCGGTGGTCGAGGTCCGCGTCGACCGGTCGCGGCTGCGCGACCTGCACGCCCGGTTCGCGGACGCCGTCCGGGCGGCGCTCGCGATCCGGCAGCCGCCTCAGGACTCCGCCTCCAGCCGGGCCAGCAGCGTCCCGGCGTCCCAGGTCGGCAGCGGCATGATCCGGCGGATCGTCAGCAGCGGGGAGGTCGGGTCCGAGGGCTCGTCGAGCTGGAAGGCCGCGCGGTAG
- a CDS encoding o-succinylbenzoate synthase translates to MHTAASAPPPPPPLDDVLASAAVVALPLRVPFRGLDVREAVLVRGPAGWGEFAPFAEYDDAESAPWLAAALEAAWSGWPAPRRPRVPVNATVPAVAPQQVAGVLAAFPGCTTAKVKVAQRGQDLADDLARVARVRELLGDGGRVRVDANGAWSVERAVRALTALAAGGPVEYAEQPCASVPELAELRARLAAAGVAVPVAADESVRRAADPLAVARAGAADVAVLKVAPLGGVRPLLALAERLRGEHGMPVVVSSALDTAVGVAAGLAAAAALPEPPPACGLGTGGLLAADVAAPAPLAAGTLPAGPVAADPALLAARAAAPARRAWWLQRLRRCHALLAPSPP, encoded by the coding sequence GTGCACACCGCCGCGAGCGCGCCGCCCCCGCCGCCGCCGCTGGACGACGTCCTGGCCTCCGCCGCCGTCGTGGCGCTGCCGCTGCGGGTGCCCTTCCGCGGCCTGGACGTGCGCGAGGCGGTGCTGGTGCGCGGCCCCGCCGGGTGGGGGGAGTTCGCGCCCTTCGCGGAGTACGACGACGCGGAGTCGGCGCCGTGGCTGGCCGCGGCGCTCGAGGCGGCCTGGAGCGGGTGGCCCGCCCCGCGCCGTCCGCGCGTGCCCGTCAACGCCACCGTGCCCGCGGTCGCGCCGCAGCAGGTGGCGGGCGTCCTCGCCGCCTTCCCCGGCTGCACGACGGCGAAGGTGAAGGTGGCGCAGCGGGGGCAGGACCTGGCCGACGACCTCGCCCGCGTCGCCCGGGTGCGCGAGCTGCTCGGGGACGGCGGGCGCGTGCGCGTCGACGCCAACGGCGCCTGGTCGGTCGAGCGGGCCGTGCGGGCGTTGACGGCCCTGGCCGCCGGCGGGCCGGTGGAGTACGCCGAGCAGCCGTGCGCGAGCGTGCCGGAGCTCGCCGAGCTGCGCGCCCGCCTGGCCGCGGCGGGCGTCGCCGTGCCGGTCGCCGCCGACGAGAGCGTCCGCCGGGCCGCCGACCCCCTCGCCGTCGCGCGCGCGGGCGCCGCCGACGTCGCCGTCCTCAAGGTCGCCCCGCTCGGCGGGGTGCGCCCGCTGCTGGCCCTCGCCGAGCGGCTGCGCGGAGAGCACGGGATGCCGGTGGTCGTCTCCAGCGCCCTGGACACGGCGGTCGGCGTCGCCGCCGGCCTGGCCGCGGCCGCCGCGCTGCCCGAGCCGCCGCCGGCGTGCGGGCTGGGCACGGGCGGGCTGCTCGCCGCTGACGTCGCCGCTCCCGCGCCGCTCGCGGCCGGGACGCTGCCCGCCGGACCCGTCGCCGCCGACCCGGCGCTGCTCGCCGCGCGCGCCGCGGCCCCCGCCCGCCGCGCCTGGTGGCTGCAGCGGCTGCGCCGCTGCCACGCCCTGCTCGCGCCCTCCCCGCCGTGA
- a CDS encoding Cache 3/Cache 2 fusion domain-containing protein yields the protein MALLRTRSRSRSWSRSGDEQLLDLAAVDARIAALVRRRVELSGSPETAEAVTARVAQAVTGPVRPPARRRPSPAQEHAGEQAVVETVALAQASEQVSRSFEDVVRAVEDVRSSIDDLTRGTSSAAEVAASAVQHADAAGERVGGLREAAAQIGDTVRLITAITQQSRTLALNATIEAARAGEAGRGFAVVADEVRSLAEQTATAARQIAARIAAVQGETGQAAAALEEVRVSITRVHEIGQSMAAAVEQQGAQAAAIVDSCTQASRGSGAISASVVRLADVQRRAFVAAALSTAQAHLDDLGGAALGAETVTWRAVDQSTGEPHEAVLPQLLVGGTWLGRVLDPAQPAPVVDDVVREVGGLCTVFQRMGPEGHLLRVATTVPAADGRRAVGTYIPRTTADGQRSAVVEHVLRGETYVGEAVVVGRECTTAYAPLTGPDGEVVGALFVGIPRDS from the coding sequence ATGGCACTGCTGCGCACGAGGTCGAGGTCGAGGTCCTGGTCGAGGTCGGGGGACGAGCAGCTGCTCGACCTCGCCGCCGTCGACGCCCGGATCGCCGCGCTGGTGCGGCGCCGGGTGGAGCTGAGCGGCTCCCCGGAGACCGCCGAGGCCGTCACCGCGCGGGTGGCGCAGGCGGTCACCGGCCCCGTCCGCCCTCCCGCCCGGCGCCGTCCCTCGCCGGCGCAGGAGCACGCCGGGGAGCAGGCGGTGGTCGAGACGGTGGCGCTGGCCCAGGCCAGCGAGCAGGTCAGCCGCAGCTTCGAGGACGTCGTGCGCGCGGTGGAGGACGTGCGCAGCTCCATCGACGACCTCACCCGCGGCACGAGCAGCGCCGCTGAGGTCGCCGCCTCCGCCGTGCAGCACGCCGACGCCGCCGGTGAGCGCGTGGGCGGGCTGCGCGAGGCAGCGGCCCAGATCGGCGACACGGTGCGCCTCATCACCGCGATCACCCAGCAGAGCCGGACGCTGGCGCTGAACGCCACGATCGAGGCCGCGCGCGCCGGGGAGGCCGGCCGCGGCTTCGCCGTCGTCGCCGACGAGGTGCGCAGCCTGGCGGAGCAGACCGCCACGGCGGCGCGGCAGATCGCCGCGCGCATCGCCGCGGTGCAGGGCGAGACCGGGCAGGCCGCGGCCGCGCTGGAGGAGGTGCGCGTCAGCATCACCCGGGTGCACGAGATCGGGCAGTCCATGGCGGCGGCGGTGGAGCAGCAGGGCGCCCAGGCCGCGGCGATCGTCGACAGCTGCACGCAGGCCTCCCGCGGGTCCGGGGCGATCTCGGCGTCGGTCGTCCGGCTGGCCGACGTCCAGCGGCGCGCGTTCGTCGCCGCCGCGCTGAGCACCGCCCAGGCCCACCTCGACGACCTGGGCGGGGCCGCCCTGGGCGCCGAGACGGTCACGTGGCGGGCGGTGGACCAGAGCACCGGCGAGCCCCACGAGGCCGTCCTCCCCCAGCTCCTCGTCGGCGGCACCTGGCTCGGCCGCGTGCTCGACCCGGCCCAGCCGGCGCCCGTCGTCGACGACGTCGTCCGCGAGGTCGGCGGCCTGTGCACCGTCTTCCAGCGCATGGGCCCCGAGGGCCACCTGCTGCGGGTGGCGACCACCGTGCCCGCCGCCGACGGGCGCCGCGCCGTCGGCACGTACATCCCCCGCACCACGGCGGACGGGCAGCGCAGCGCCGTCGTCGAGCACGTGCTGCGCGGCGAGACCTACGTCGGGGAGGCCGTCGTGGTCGGCCGCGAGTGCACCACGGCGTACGCCCCGCTCACCGGCCCGGACGGCGAGGTCGTCGGCGCCCTGTTCGTGGGCATCCCCCGCGACTCCTGA
- a CDS encoding SDR family NAD(P)-dependent oxidoreductase, with protein sequence MRTPADPSTDALPRLSGRTAVVTGASAGIGAAAARRLAAAGADVVPVGRSPERTAAIARELGVEPLVADFARLDDVRRLADRLLQRCARIDVLANNAGGLFPRREATADGHEKTLQVNHLAPFLLTALLRERLEATPGARVITTSSAGNLAGRIDVDDLDGARRRYSSFRAYGTSKLLNIVFTRELSRRLAGTGVSATAFHPGPVATDFGRDSRAAGLVYRTPLRRLLLVPAEAGAAPLLSLATRPDPQEVDGAYLERFRPGRAHRQADDADLARAVWERSARMVGLPA encoded by the coding sequence GTGCGCACCCCTGCCGACCCCAGCACCGACGCCCTGCCCCGCCTCAGCGGCCGCACCGCGGTCGTCACCGGCGCCAGCGCCGGCATCGGCGCCGCCGCGGCCCGGCGGCTGGCGGCGGCCGGCGCGGACGTCGTCCCCGTCGGCCGCTCGCCGGAGCGGACGGCGGCGATCGCGCGGGAGCTGGGCGTGGAGCCGCTCGTGGCGGACTTCGCGCGCCTGGACGACGTGCGGCGCCTGGCCGACCGGCTGCTGCAGCGCTGCGCGCGCATCGACGTCCTGGCCAACAACGCCGGCGGCCTCTTCCCGCGCCGGGAGGCGACCGCGGACGGCCACGAGAAGACGCTGCAGGTCAACCACCTGGCCCCGTTCCTGCTCACGGCCCTGCTGCGCGAGCGCCTGGAGGCGACGCCGGGCGCGCGGGTGATCACGACGAGCAGCGCCGGCAACCTGGCGGGGCGCATCGACGTGGACGACCTCGACGGCGCCCGCCGCCGGTACTCCTCCTTCCGCGCCTACGGCACCTCCAAGCTGCTCAACATCGTCTTCACGCGCGAGCTGTCGCGGCGCCTGGCGGGCACGGGGGTGAGCGCCACGGCCTTCCACCCCGGGCCCGTGGCCACCGACTTCGGCCGCGACTCGCGGGCCGCGGGGCTGGTCTACCGCACGCCGCTGCGCCGGCTGCTGCTCGTCCCCGCCGAGGCCGGCGCCGCGCCGCTGCTGTCGCTGGCGACGCGGCCGGACCCGCAGGAGGTCGACGGCGCCTACCTCGAGCGGTTCCGCCCCGGGCGGGCGCACCGGCAGGCGGACGACGCCGACCTGGCCCGGGCGGTGTGGGAGCGCTCGGCGCGGATGGTGGGCCTGCCGGCCTGA
- a CDS encoding pyridoxamine 5'-phosphate oxidase family protein — protein MPEASTVDDPSESVGLLTEKTKDVRFAMMTTIGADGEPHCRPMATTDVGPDGVLWFFTSTDSQKARDVAANPNVGLGYADPGDNLWVSVTGTAELVRDRAKVQELWSAPLKAFFPDGPEDPEVALLRVTPTKGEVWDGPSSAVGRAVAFARTLASGAQTPPGDDVKLEFPGR, from the coding sequence ATGCCCGAGGCGAGCACCGTGGACGACCCGTCGGAGTCGGTGGGCCTGCTGACCGAGAAGACCAAGGACGTGCGGTTCGCGATGATGACGACGATCGGCGCGGACGGGGAGCCGCACTGCAGGCCCATGGCGACCACGGACGTCGGCCCGGACGGCGTGCTGTGGTTCTTCACCTCCACGGACAGCCAGAAGGCCCGCGACGTCGCGGCGAACCCGAACGTCGGCCTGGGCTACGCCGACCCGGGCGACAACCTGTGGGTGAGCGTGACGGGCACCGCCGAGCTCGTGCGCGACCGCGCGAAGGTGCAGGAGCTGTGGAGCGCGCCGCTGAAGGCCTTCTTCCCCGACGGCCCCGAGGACCCCGAGGTCGCCCTGCTGCGGGTGACCCCGACCAAGGGCGAGGTCTGGGACGGGCCCTCCTCGGCGGTCGGACGGGCCGTCGCCTTCGCCCGCACCCTGGCCAGCGGCGCCCAGACCCCTCCCGGGGACGACGTGAAGCTGGAGTTCCCCGGCCGGTGA
- a CDS encoding AbrB family transcriptional regulator has product MPWVVLVAATAALAAGLAVLGLPAAPLFAGLLMGLAAAVVRVPGLRRREVRLRLPGVVRTAGQAVVGVLSGALVQPQTLSGLAGDWPAVLAAVLATLALSLLAGLAFGLHPGVDRVTASFALVAGGASGLTAMSEQLGADQRVVAVVQHLRVLFVVALMPGVTTLLVAAGEDGGAGGAPGSAGLLVRDAPLAADLALTVGCAVAGTALARWLRLPAGSLLGPMLLALAVSAAGWTAGAGVPDPVVQVAYAVIGLEVGLSFTRRSLRLVGRLLPTALGLVVAITAATAAVGVPLLRQAGASTLDAYLATTPGGLYAVVATAADVGADTTLVLAVQVLRLVVMLLLAPVLALVLSRWHPRSGGAGG; this is encoded by the coding sequence GTGCCCTGGGTCGTCCTCGTCGCCGCGACGGCGGCCCTGGCCGCGGGGCTGGCGGTCCTCGGGCTGCCCGCGGCGCCCCTGTTCGCCGGGCTGCTCATGGGCCTGGCGGCCGCGGTGGTGCGCGTGCCGGGGCTGCGGCGGCGCGAGGTCCGGCTGCGGCTGCCCGGCGTCGTGCGCACGGCGGGCCAGGCCGTCGTCGGCGTCCTGTCCGGCGCCCTGGTGCAGCCGCAGACGCTGTCCGGGCTGGCGGGCGACTGGCCCGCCGTCCTGGCGGCGGTGCTGGCCACCCTGGCGCTCAGCCTCCTGGCGGGCCTGGCGTTCGGGCTGCACCCGGGCGTGGATCGGGTGACGGCCTCCTTCGCCCTGGTGGCCGGCGGAGCCTCGGGCCTGACGGCGATGAGCGAGCAGCTCGGCGCCGACCAGCGCGTCGTCGCCGTCGTGCAGCACCTGCGGGTGCTCTTCGTCGTCGCGCTGATGCCGGGCGTGACGACTCTGCTCGTCGCCGCGGGCGAGGACGGCGGCGCGGGTGGTGCTCCCGGCAGCGCGGGGCTGCTCGTCCGCGACGCCCCGCTGGCCGCCGACCTCGCGCTCACGGTCGGCTGCGCGGTGGCGGGCACGGCGCTGGCCCGGTGGCTGCGCCTGCCGGCCGGGTCGCTGCTGGGGCCGATGCTGCTGGCCCTCGCCGTCTCGGCGGCGGGCTGGACGGCCGGGGCCGGCGTCCCCGACCCGGTGGTGCAGGTGGCCTACGCCGTCATCGGCCTGGAGGTGGGCCTGAGCTTCACGCGCCGCAGCCTGCGGCTCGTCGGCCGCCTCCTGCCGACCGCCCTCGGCCTGGTCGTCGCGATCACCGCCGCCACGGCCGCTGTCGGCGTCCCGCTGCTGCGCCAGGCGGGCGCCAGCACCCTCGACGCCTACCTGGCCACGACGCCGGGCGGGCTGTACGCCGTGGTGGCGACCGCGGCCGACGTCGGCGCCGACACCACGCTCGTGCTCGCCGTCCAGGTGCTGCGCCTGGTGGTCATGCTGCTGCTCGCGCCGGTGCTGGCGCTGGTGCTCAGCCGCTGGCACCCCCGCTCCGGGGGCGCCGGCGGCTGA
- a CDS encoding PTS transporter subunit EIIC, producing the protein MASVSADATAGAGPGGRRIPGLAQLQRVGRSLMLPIAVLPAAALLLRLGQDDLLGRVGALEEVAAVIGAAGEALFADLPMLFAVGVAIGFARKADGSTALAAVVGYLVFTGVTDAMSPFVLGAAAEGEEQELVDYGVLGGFVIGLTAALLWQRFYRTALPDYLAFFGGRRLVPIVTAGVAVVLGVLASFLYPAFDAVLTVFSDVVTSSTVLGGFLYGTVNRLLIPLGLHHIVNSVVWFQVGEHEGAQGDIARFFAGDPTAGTFMTGFFPIMMFALPAAAIAIWHEARPAQRKVVGGLMLSAALVSFVTGVTEPLEFSFMFVAFPLYVVHAVLTGTSLALVNALGIRDGFGFSAGAIDYVLNLGIAERPLWIIPIGLGYAVVYYVLFRVIIRRWRLRTPGREDDVVEDATSDRAGRTAGAAEPGAAS; encoded by the coding sequence ATGGCCAGCGTCAGCGCCGACGCCACTGCGGGCGCGGGGCCCGGCGGCCGCCGGATCCCGGGCCTCGCCCAGCTGCAGCGCGTCGGCCGCAGCCTCATGCTGCCGATCGCCGTCCTGCCCGCCGCCGCCCTGCTGCTGCGCCTGGGGCAGGACGACCTGCTCGGCAGGGTCGGCGCGCTCGAGGAGGTCGCCGCCGTCATCGGCGCCGCCGGCGAGGCCCTGTTCGCCGACCTGCCGATGCTCTTCGCCGTCGGCGTCGCCATCGGCTTCGCGCGCAAGGCCGACGGGTCCACGGCCCTCGCGGCCGTGGTCGGGTACCTCGTCTTCACGGGCGTCACCGACGCGATGTCGCCGTTCGTGCTCGGCGCCGCGGCCGAGGGCGAGGAGCAGGAGCTCGTGGACTACGGCGTCCTCGGCGGCTTCGTGATCGGGCTCACCGCCGCGCTGCTGTGGCAGCGCTTCTACCGCACCGCGCTGCCGGACTACCTGGCCTTCTTCGGCGGCCGGCGCCTGGTGCCGATCGTCACCGCCGGGGTCGCGGTCGTCCTCGGCGTGCTCGCGAGCTTCCTCTACCCCGCCTTCGACGCCGTCCTGACGGTCTTCAGCGACGTCGTGACGTCGTCCACGGTCCTGGGCGGCTTCCTCTACGGCACCGTCAACCGGCTGCTCATCCCGCTCGGCCTGCACCACATCGTCAACTCCGTCGTGTGGTTCCAGGTCGGGGAGCACGAGGGCGCCCAGGGCGACATCGCCCGGTTCTTCGCCGGGGACCCCACCGCGGGCACCTTCATGACCGGCTTCTTCCCGATCATGATGTTCGCGCTGCCGGCCGCCGCCATCGCCATCTGGCACGAGGCCAGGCCCGCCCAGAGGAAGGTCGTCGGCGGCCTCATGCTCTCCGCGGCGCTCGTCAGCTTCGTCACCGGCGTCACCGAGCCGCTCGAGTTCTCCTTCATGTTCGTCGCGTTCCCGCTCTACGTCGTGCACGCGGTGCTCACCGGCACGTCGCTGGCGCTCGTCAACGCCCTCGGCATCCGCGACGGCTTCGGCTTCAGCGCCGGCGCCATCGACTACGTGCTGAACCTCGGCATCGCCGAGAGACCGCTGTGGATCATCCCCATCGGCCTGGGCTACGCCGTCGTCTACTACGTGCTGTTCCGCGTCATCATCCGCAGGTGGCGCCTGCGCACGCCGGGCCGCGAGGACGACGTCGTGGAGGACGCGACGTCCGACCGCGCCGGCCGCACGGCAGGGGCGGCGGAGCCGGGCGCGGCGTCCTGA
- a CDS encoding GntR family transcriptional regulator — protein MLLDGPVPKHQQLRDILTEAARTTLGPDAPIPSERELTARYGVSRATVREAIGQLVGDGVLYRIHGKGTFVARPRVQTHLHLASFTQDMRRRGHEPSTRVRSVRREEPPRVAAHALRLPPGAPAWRLERLRLADGEPMALERGWYPAQRLPDLDGQDLTGSLYELLATRYGAAVDSGEQVVWSEVADPATARALAGPSGLPVLVFRRTSAAGGAPVEHVTSWYRGDRYQVQMSLGRTPAP, from the coding sequence GTGCTGCTCGACGGCCCCGTTCCCAAGCACCAGCAGCTGCGCGACATCCTCACCGAGGCCGCGCGCACGACGCTGGGACCGGACGCGCCCATCCCCTCCGAGCGGGAGCTGACCGCGCGCTACGGCGTCAGCCGCGCCACGGTGCGCGAGGCGATCGGGCAGCTGGTCGGGGACGGCGTGCTGTACCGCATCCACGGCAAGGGCACCTTCGTCGCCCGCCCGCGCGTGCAGACCCACCTGCACCTGGCGTCCTTCACGCAGGACATGCGCCGGCGCGGGCACGAGCCGTCCACGCGGGTGCGCTCGGTGCGGCGCGAGGAGCCCCCGCGCGTCGCGGCGCACGCCCTGCGCCTGCCGCCGGGCGCCCCGGCCTGGCGCCTGGAGCGCCTGCGGCTCGCCGACGGCGAGCCCATGGCCCTCGAGCGCGGCTGGTACCCCGCGCAGCGGCTGCCGGACCTCGACGGGCAGGACCTCACGGGATCCCTCTACGAGCTGCTGGCCACCCGCTACGGGGCGGCCGTCGACAGCGGCGAGCAGGTGGTGTGGTCGGAGGTCGCCGACCCGGCCACGGCCCGGGCGCTCGCGGGCCCGAGCGGCCTGCCGGTGCTCGTCTTCCGCCGCACCTCCGCGGCCGGCGGCGCACCGGTCGAGCACGTCACCTCCTGGTACCGCGGCGACCGCTACCAGGTGCAGATGTCCCTCGGGCGCACCCCCGCGCCCTGA